Part of the Salmo salar chromosome ssa10, Ssal_v3.1, whole genome shotgun sequence genome is shown below.
agtttacttcctgaactAACTGACTTCAAttagaattgaccccaaccctggtgtgtgtgtgagtgagactcTTTACTTGCCCCAAAAAACTTGCAGGATGTTTAATTGCAGGAGATGTCCCTCCCACCAATGTTAAAGTGAGCGCACCCTCCGCAAGGAACTTTGGTCGCTTTCAGGTATACATTCCTCCTCTTTTTTTCCACACACACTTATTTTCTCTCCACCCCTGTCAGCCGATGTCAATCACTGTATTTGAATTGATGAATCTATtgctctacgtgtgtgtgtgtgtgtgtgtgtgtgtgtgtgtgtgtgtgtgtgtgtgtgtgtgtgtgtgtgtgtgtgtgtgtgtgtgtgtgtgtgtgtgtgtgtgtgatgctcaaTGCGCAGAGCTACCATTCACCTCTGTTTTCATTTTATTTCAGGAGTTGGGGGTGGCTGTCACCCACTCCAATGCAGAGCTGGTCAGTAGCTGTGACTTGGTGTTCGTGGCGGTCAAACCACACCTCGTCACAACCATTCTCAGTGAGATTACAGACTGCGTCACCCGGAAACACATCATCGTTTCCGTGGCAGCAGGTGTAACCTTGGCAACGCTTCAGGGGGTGAGTCCAGATGAGAGGGTTTTTAAACTATTGCTTAGTAACTTGAGTTGCTTGATTGGTTGATCAGATATCTGATAGACATGCCTGGCAATTTTCTTTGCAGACAAGAAAAAGGCAAGAACATTTTTAGCAATAAAGCAAAAGACCATAATTGTATAATTTTGTGTTTTGGTCTCTGTCACATgccctctttcttctcttcttcttcttccatcCATCCGAACACCGCTGTCCCTGTCACCCtccttctctcatctccctcccccctctcctccagctcctgcCATTTGACACTGTGGTTTTGAGACTGATGCCCAACCttccctgtctggtccagcaaggGGCACTGTTGTTCTCGCGGGGGACACGGGCGCGACAGGAGGACGGGGATCTGCTCCGCTCGCTGCTTCAACACTGTGGCCTGGTGGAGGAGGGGCCCGAGGCCTGGATAGACATCCACACTGGGCTCAGTGGCAGTGGGGTGGCCTTTgtgagtgggaggaggagggatgggctAACCAAggatattcaactcttaccctacgagttCCAGAGCCtgttggttttctgttctacctgatcattaattgcacACACTTGGTGTCCTAGGTCTAAGTCAGTCCTGACTGGAGGGCAACAAtggaaaaaatgcagtggaactggcttcaaggtccagagttgagtttgaagggCCTAATCTATTGAATTTTCACTCATTGTTAGTCGCtaaggataagagtgtctacttaaatgtaaatgtaaaatggatcaaggaggaaagagaaggatggagggtaggtagggatttttaaaatgtatattatttcacctttatttaaacaggtaggctagttgagaacaagttctcatttacaactgcaacctggccaagataaagcaaagcagtttgacacatacaacaacacatggaataaacaaacatacagtagaaaaagtctatatacaatgtgtgcaaatgaggtaggataagggggtaaggcaataaataggccatggtggtgacgtaattacaatataccaatttaACActtgagtgatagatgtgcagaagataaatgtgcaagtagagatactggggttcaaaggagcaagataaatacagtatgggaatgaggtagttggatggactatttacagatgggctatgtgcagtgatctgtgagctgctctgacagctggtgcttaaagttagtgagggagatatgagtctccagcttcagtaatttttgcaattcgttctagtcattggcagcagagaactggaagcaaAGGcgcccaaaggaggaattggctttgggggtgaccagtgagatatacctgctggagcgcgtgctacggatgggtgctgctatggcgaccagtgagctgagataaggcggggctttacctaggaaagacttgtagatgacctggagccagtgggtttagcgatgagtatgaagcaagggccagccaacgagagcgtacaggtcgcagtggtgggtagtatatggggctttgatgacaaaacggatggcactgtgatagactgcatccaatttgttgagtagagtgttggaggctaatttgtaaattacattgccgaagttgaggatcggtaggatggtcagttttacgagggtaaaactgtttggcagcatgagtgaaggatgctttgttgcgaaataggaagccatttctagatttaattttggattggtgatgcttaatgtgagtctggaaggagaatttacagtctagccagacacctaggtatttgtagttgtccacatattctaagtcagaaccgtccagagtagtgattctGGAtgagcgggcaggtgcaggcagcgatcggttgaagagcatgcatttagttttacttgcatttaagagcagttggaggccacggaaggagagttgtatggcattgaagctcgtctggaggttagttaacacagtgtccaaagaagggccagaagaatacagaatggtgtcgtctgcatagaggtggatcagagaatcaccagcagcaagagcgacatcattgatgtatacagagaagagagtcggcctgagaattgaaccctgtggcacccccatagactgccagaggtccggacaacaggccctccgatttgacacactgaactctgtcagagaagtagttggatagagggatgaaggtaaagaaaggagagatggagtgggAGAAGGATGGGATGGAGAAGACAAAACTGAAAGGGGTAATGTTCTGGTTATAACAGAGAGTCATTGGCCCTGCAGGTGTATCTGTTTGCAGAGGCGCTGGCTGAGGGAGCGGTGAAGATGGGCATGCCCAGTGCTCTGGCCCATAGCATCGCTGCTCAGACTGTATTGGTGAGCTTTTGGTTTCATAAAGCAGCCCTCATttgtattatacactgctcaaaaaaaaataaagggaacacttaaacaacacaatgtaactccaagtcaatcacacttctgtgaaatcaaactgtccacttaggaagcaacactgattgacaataaatttcacatgctgttgtgcaaatggaataaacaacaggtggaaattataggcaattagcaagtcacccccaataaaggagtggttctgcaggtggtgaccacagaccacttctcagttcctatgcttcctggctgatgttttggtcacttttgaatgctggcggtgctttcactctagtggtagcatgagatggagtctacaacccacacaagtggctcaggtagtgcagctgaTCCagcatggcacatcaatgcgagctgtggcaagaaggtttgctgtgtctgtcagcgtagtgtccagagcatggaggcgctaccaggagacaggccagtacatcaggagacgtggaggaggccgtaggagggcaacaacccagcagcaggaccgctacctctgcctttgtgcaaggaggagcaggaggagcactgctagagccctgcaaaatgacctccagcaggccacaaatgtgcatgtgtctgctcagacggtcagaaacagactccatgagggtggtatgagggcccgacgtccacaggtgggggttgtgcttacagcccaacaccgtgcaggacgtttggcatttgccagagaacaccaagattggcaaattcgccactggcgccctgtgctcttcacagatgaaagcaggttcacactgagcacatgtgacagagtctggagacgccgtggagaacgttctgctgcctgcaacatcctccagcatgaccggtttggcggtgggtcagtcatggtgtggggtggcatttctttggggggccgcacagccctccatgtgctcgccagaggtagcctgactgccattaggtagcgagatgagatcctcagaccccttgtgagaccatatgctggtgcggttggccctgggttcctcctaatgcaagacaatgctagacctcatgtggctggagtgtgtcagcagttcctgcaagaggaaggcattgatgctatggactggcccgcccgttccccagacctgaatccaattgagcacatctgggacatcatgtctcgctccatccaccaacgccacattgcaccacagactgtccaggagttggcggatgctttggtccaggtctgggaggagatcgctcaggagatcatccgccacctcatcaggagcatgcccaggcattgtagttaggtcatacaggcacgtggaggccacacacactacggagcctcatttttacttgttttaaggacattacatcaaagttggatcagcctgtagtgtggttttccactttaattttgagtgtgactccaaatccagacctccataaattggatttccattgattatttttgtgtgattttgttgtcagcacattcaactatgtaaagaaaaaagtatttaataagattatttcattcattcagatctaggatgtgttattttagtgttccctttattttttggagcaatgTATTAGCACAGGTACTTCTGTATCTCTGTTCATGTGTAatgttcttctctgttctaggGGGCAGGCCAGTTGTTGAGGGACTCAGGGAAGCATCCAGCCCAACTGCGTTCGGAGGTGTGTACACCAGGAGGCACCACTATCTTCGGGCTTCATGCCATGGAGCAGGGGGGTGTGAGGGCCGCCACCATGACCGCTGTGGAGACTGCTACTGAGAGGGCCAGGGAGCTGGGCAGGAAGTCGGCGCCTACGGCCACAGAAAATAGGAAGTGAGGTCGTTTTGGCCCATAGTAACTGATTCAGGAAATGTAGAATTTTTTGGTTGCTCTCTGCCCAATGCCCACAGAAACCACTTCAGTCTTCAACTTTGTTACGGTTAGAGCCTAATCTAACTACAAATCTGACTGGAGGAGTTGTTCAAGGGCAGATAGTGATTATGAAGAATACAGCAAGATGCGTCAAATCAGCGCTAATCCAGTTATCTTCATAATTTATCAATGTTCATTTGAATTAAAGTGAATTTATTGGTATTTTCAGTTTTTGTTATTAAAATAATGTTGTACCTATCTGCTCTAAACTGATGGCTATGAACAGGTGCTGTACATTCACACTGTTAATTCAGATGGTCCTTATAGAGCCTGCACATAATATGATATTGGAAATTACTTACAATGTATTTGAGTGGTACTGTACATTAATGTACTAAAAGTACATTTCCATTCTTCTAAAGTGTGGCCTATCAAGTTACAGATGTTACATACAATTCACCTTCCTTGGGTTTtctgcattttatttatttaatttgaaaACTATCCCACATTTTTTTTATTCCAGACAAATATGAAACAAAAAAAAATCAGTGTGACATGATTTTGAGCGGTCCCAGTCTGAAATCAAGGGACCCCTGCTGGCGGAAGAAATTACGTTTTATTCATCAGTTCCTTATTCTGTCATGTGCAAGCGCAGTGCGTATTGAATGGGAGTATACCAATCCTGGAAAAAACTGATTGAACAAATTAATAAAAGGTAAATTATGACTACACACTGTTCCAGACTTAAATAATATTATAATTCTAAAATATTTTCAGTAGGATATATGTGAATCAACCGTGCAGCAACCGGGCGTTTAAAAAGTAGGGCCCTTGTCCCCCACACCCCTTCGGTTTACGCTTATTCTATTCTCCCTTTCTGTTCTCGGCTCCCAACTGAATAAGCACATCGGGAACACCGGACCCGTTAACTATCAAAATACAGAACAGTAAGTAACTGACAGCTCGCTTTTCCAACCGGGGAATGAACATGTTAGCCGCTAGTCAAATTGTTTGGTGTAAGGGAGAGCTAATGTAAACGGTCAAGAAAATAAATGTTGTGACAGCCATGAGCGTCCAAACCGGGCCCGACCGGCTAAATATGAATATCAACAGAAGCTGCTATTCTCCGACATCAGAAAATACGTAATTTTTCAGAGAATTCATTGCTAATGAAGCTAGACGGGTGGCTATAACGTTTTAGTTTACAAAGGCTTCCATTTGGAAGTGGCACCACCTGCCTCGATGTCTTGAGAGCGACGGAAGATGTCGACATGACGTATGTTATATCAGTGACAGTGAGCCGGTGACGTTAAATTGTTACATTGTAACATGGCCATCAAAGGAATAACACCgctgttgatacaatgtttcaatgtGATTTTTAACACTGTCTCAAATAACAACCTCTTATGCCTATGTCCCCTTGTTATATGCTCTCAAGAATTGGAGAAGTGAGTAGCCTATTACATTAGTCTTTGTCATACGTTTAGTAAAATGTGGTTTaggttattattataataataataattattagatTATTAATTGAATgacacaaaaatataaacgttttCTTTGCAATCACGCAGTCTTAAAATAGTCCCCCCAACCAAAGGCACGTTTAGCCAATTCTTGAGGCTGTCACACTTTTATACTTAGGCCTACTGTACACGCCTATGCTGTAGCCTATTCCCAAGGTGTTGATTTTCCTGTAGGCCGGTATGCAGTTTTATAATGTTTGTTTGCTTTGTTCATGGCTCGCGGCGGAATGGATGAAAATAACGTGTTGCGCATTCTAATCACGAAAGTTGTTTGGTCTCACACACTCACCAAGGAAGGTGAGTTACAttcgtttattttttttgtatatagGCCAACTATAAGGTGTTTTACATGCCTATCATGCAGGAAATCATTTTCTTAACGGCCAAACTATCAAGGTGAAATAATTCTAACAATAAAAATAATCTCTAATATATATTGTTAATAGGACTACAGCCAAGTTGTTTCTATTAGTAGTACTAAAAAACGATTGGGGGAAAAACACATCTAGATGGCTATAAGGAAATGTGTTTCCTGTTTCACTATGGTATGAATTATGCATGATTTGCCCGCCATCAAAACCACAGCTTCATCCTGGACTGCTAATAACTCAAGTCTTTGCTGTGGCAGTCTATGTTgtgtagtctactgtatagaatCTAGGATTCTATGATGTGTACACAGAACATACAGGATTCGTCCCAAATCTCACCCTATTCtctttattacatttttacatttaagtcatttagcagacgctcttatccagagcgacttacaaaatggtgcattcaccttatgatatccagtggaacaaccactttacaatagtgcatctaaatattttaagggggggtagaaggattactttatcctatcctaggtattccttaaagagatggggtttcaggtgtctccggaaggtggtgattgactccgctgtcctggcgtcgtgagggagcttggtccaccattggggtgccagagcagcgaacagttttgactgggctgagcgggaactgtgcttcctcagaggtaggggggccagcaggccagtggtggatgaacgcagtgcccttgtttgggtgtagggcctgatcagagcctgaaggtatggaggtgccgttcccttcacagctccgtaggcaatcaccatggtcttgtagcggatgcgagcttcaactggaagccagtggagagagcggaggagcggggtgacgtgagagaacttgggaaggttgaacaccagacgggctgcggcgttctggatgagttgtatgaGTTGTactttatagtacactacttttgaccagagccttaatgcattataaagggaatagggtgccacttgggatgctCAGCATTGTGAGGTTGGTCCTACCTGCATTAGATCTTATCTATCATTCCAGTGCTGTTCCTGTTATCACGCCATTCATTCAACAACACCCCTCACCAAACTTGCTGAGTGATCATATTTTACTTTCTGCCCTTTAAGGTTATGCAGCAACTTTTTCAGTTTGCATGCAGAATATGCataattgtattatttatttattttgcattTGCTTGTGATTCAAGTTCTTTAGTTGGCCATGATGGCATCTATTGGTTGCCATATAAAGAATATAAGTGGACCTGAATAGAGGCTGTTTATCCAGAGACATCTACTATTGGCTACCCTCCGACGTATGAGAATTCTAAGAACTCCAGAATATAACATTGGACATGAGGGCTTGTGTTCAGAAGGCATGAAATAGGAGTTAAACTTGTGAAACGGAGGCGCTAGCCTGTACTACTTGGTGAACACTTTGAAGATGTTTTCTCCTGTTTGTGCTCTTCGAACACAACCGGTGAAGTGAACATCATTCAGTTCATCATTCATCCGACCTTGGTCTGCTGGATCTGGCTCTTTGTCTgttcttcttctttctcttcctGCATGCCTCAATGCATTCTGGGATTGATCCATTACAAAGCAAAAATGGCAGAGTCCAATGGATGAATTTATATGTCTCTCTAaacttctctcctctgtgtcactaACCCTCTagcctgtccctctctccctttttctctgctTCGGATCAAAGATGCTGTCTCAGTGGAAACCCCCGTGTTCAGCAATGGATCAGTCTGTTCCTGATCTCCCTCCCAACCGCTGCCAGGTGGACTGTACCAATGAGGTGGCAGTAGAGGGGGGTCAGAGGAACAGGGGTGGTATCTCTTTGTCCTCCCCAGAGAGCAGCAGCGTGAATGGAGACGGCAACCGGAAACGCAGTGGGAAGAGCCGTCGCCGTCGGAAACGCTCTGCTCAACCCGACAACCACCCTACATTCATTGCCGTGGAGATGCATCCGCCTCCACCACCTGGCCAGGGGGACAGTAGCCACGCCCCTGTCCCTGACTCCCCCAGCATGGTCCTGCTCGGCATGCGGTCTGAGTGTGAATCTGTGTGGTTTGACCGCGGTGTGTATGAGCAGGCTGAGAGTCTGTATCAGTGCTGGTTGGCACGCTCTGCCAACGGGGCGAAGACACGGCCAAGCAGCTCACCCTCGCCCTCTGCCCTGGCTGCTGACAACCACCCCACCTCCCCTCAACCCTCACCCCCTGCCCCGAACCATCCAATCACCCCTCCAACCATAGTAGCTGAAGAGCGTTGTGTTTTTGCAGAGCCCCTGCAGCCAGCAGCCCCAGACTTCCCGGCCCTCCCCGCAAACAGCGCCGCCACACCAGACGAGGGGTACCTGTCCCTGGCCCAGACCCCGCAGGCGGCCTCCCCACTGACCTCGGCCCAGGCCCCTGGTCAGCTGATGAATGGGCTGCCCTGTCTCCCCATGGAGCTGCTGAGGCACGTGTGGCTGCAGAAGCCTCTTTACGACCGGGCCGAGGCGGCCTTCTACCAGAGCCTCTACGGCAACAACCGCTTTCATACCTGCAACAACCTGGTTGGTGGAGCCTCCACCTCACGTACCAACCCTAACGCTCACTCAACCTCCAGGGGTATTGGCGACCACCCACAGAGTCTTATGGAAGAGGAGGAAGTTTTAGAAGAAGCACCTATGGTCTCACAGGGGAAGGCCGAAGTCTATCACTCTCTGCGCAccattcaggaggaggaggagcctgctGACGTCACAGATGAGGAAGGTGTGACCATGTCAGTGGGAGGAGTCTGTTACTTCCTTCATCCGGACAGTGAGAGGGTGTGGCTAGACCGGGGTCGCTACGAGGATGCAGAGAGACGTTTCTACGGTTATCACCAGAATGTACCTGTGGAGTCAACAGTAGCCAACAGAGAGGAGGGGGCTCTTGGGGAAGAAGATACTGCGGCGTTTGCAACGTCATCGCCAGCATTCCCGGTCGCATGCAACGGCCCTCTGAGGGACAAGTATGACCCATTCCAGGAGTCTTGACCTCCACAAACAAAACCAGCTTCATTTGACGATCTCCTTTTCATTGCCTTTTGATTTCTTTAACTTGTTTTCTGTGTTTTTATTTGCTCATTTGtcacttttttttttgctttaCTCTTTTCATTTTTGACTTGcatgattatttattttactCAATGTTGGTGGTCATCAAAGATTTAtcccaggggcgcaactttggttttagaagtgtgtgtgggggggggggacataaataagaatagaatgtttctaaacacttctaaatgaatgtggatgctactatGATTATGGATAATTCTGAATAAATcaggaataatgatgagtgagagttATAGAAACACATATCATACCCACCACACAAATGCTAACCtcctctgttattgtaatggttagcatgtcttaggggtatgatacatttgtgcatctgtaactttctgacacgtcattattcacaattcattcaggattatctgtaatcttggtagcatccacattaatgtagaagtgcttgaaagcatttgtttttatttacaataaaagtgactcaaatgacacaatacattatttaccattcatttctattgggcacaaaatctgaaacacaaccaaaacaaacagaaaatgcatcatacaaatttgtagagtcacaagcttgatataGTCATTGAACTCTATGAATGTGAGACCAAATGTGGGGGGGAAACTATGTACAACAAGTgttgtaatttctaaatggttcacgaCCCTTCCAATTATAggcaatgcatttcttagccactatgaatgctaggttacacagtttcttctgataagTCTCCAGtgtcaacatttccaagcaaacaaaaacaggaaGAATCTGTAGATatgctgagataaaagaacaTACTCTTTGCCAGTCTTCACAAGAACATAATATATTgaaatatgtccccttttgtgttttacaTCTCCAGCAGAGGAATTCAATTTCTGAGTGCATGATATTCAGTTACCCTGGGATATAGTACGTTTTATGGATGGTCTTAAATGGCAataatttatgtctgagattatatgaacatgactgggcatttaaacatctgtatccattcatcagtagtgtctcccaggtcttcctcacatttttgtttaacatgttttgtgtcatctggaaaagcctctatcaacccttaatacagtttggaaatcaactttagAGGTTTTTCAGCTTGCCTTAAAATAGTTGTCTTTGCAGCTTCaggcttgtccagtgtttgctgcacaTAGAGAATAAAGTGTTGCATCTGGAAAAGTTCACCTCAGCGCTGTCAGACCGGTCTTCCCTGGttgctgagacccctgtcaccatctgatcctgctaagacatgatgagcatagtgttgtgtactgactgtgcaTCATGACAGTAAAGCCTGTAGAGCTGTGTATACagtgtcagtgtgaaaagtagggaattgGCTAGGGAAACTGGCAGATGAATAATGTTATTGCCATACTGACTGTGATTGGCGCAAAAATAATATCTAACGTTAGCCAACTTTTGACTAGCTGTAATGGTACATCAACAGGTGAAAACAAGCCAAGTtaatttacttctgttgaaacaGGACAAAACTtaggctacaaaacatttccatacacacaacagctgttagatactacagtgccttgcaaaaatattcatcccccttgacgtttttcctattttgttgcgttacaacctgtaatttaaatagatttttatttggatttcatgtaatggacacacaaaatagtccaaattggtgaagtgaaagggaaaaaataacttgtttcaacaAATTAAAAACGAAAAAGTGGTgcttgcatatgtattcaccccctttgctatgaagccactaaataagatctggtgcaaccaattgccttcagaagtcacataattagttagattgcacacaggtggaatttaagtgtcacatgatctcagtgtgtgtgtgtatatatatatatatatatatatatatatacacatacctgttctgaaaggcctcagtgtctgcaacaccactaagcaagtggcaccaccaagcaagcggcaccatgaggaccaaggagctctccaaacaggtcagggacaaagttgtggagaagtacagatcagtcttgggttataaaaaaatatctgaaactttgaacatcccacgaagcgccattaaatccattataaaaaaaatggaaagaatatggcatcacaacaaacctgccaagagagggccggccaccaaaactcacagaccaggcaaggagggcattcatcagagaggcaacaaagagaccaaagataaccttgaaggaactgcaaagctccacagtggaaattggagtatctgtccataggaccactttaagctgtacagagctgggctttacggaagagtggccagattaaaaaagccattgcttaaataaaaaataagcaaacacatctGGTATTTg
Proteins encoded:
- the pycr3 gene encoding pyrroline-5-carboxylate reductase 3 — protein: MDSNLRIGFIGAGNMAYGIAKGVLQSGDVPPTNVKVSAPSARNFGRFQELGVAVTHSNAELVSSCDLVFVAVKPHLVTTILSEITDCVTRKHIIVSVAAGVTLATLQGLLPFDTVVLRLMPNLPCLVQQGALLFSRGTRARQEDGDLLRSLLQHCGLVEEGPEAWIDIHTGLSGSGVAFGAGQLLRDSGKHPAQLRSEVCTPGGTTIFGLHAMEQGGVRAATMTAVETATERARELGRKSAPTATENRK
- the LOC100195912 gene encoding uncharacterized protein isoform X1 produces the protein MLSQWKPPCSAMDQSVPDLPPNRCQVDCTNEVAVEGGQRNRGGISLSSPESSSVNGDGNRKRSGKSRRRRKRSAQPDNHPTFIAVEMHPPPPPGQGDSSHAPVPDSPSMVLLGMRSECESVWFDRGVYEQAESLYQCWLARSANGAKTRPSSSPSPSALAADNHPTSPQPSPPAPNHPITPPTIVAEERCVFAEPLQPAAPDFPALPANSAATPDEGYLSLAQTPQAASPLTSAQAPGQLMNGLPCLPMELLRHVWLQKPLYDRAEAAFYQSLYGNNRFHTCNNLVGGASTSRTNPNAHSTSRGIGDHPQSLMEEEEVLEEAPMVSQGKAEVYHSLRTIQEEEEPADVTDEEGVTMSVGGVCYFLHPDSERVWLDRGRYEDAERRFYGYHQNVPVESTVANREEGALGEEDTAAFATSSPAFPVACNGPLRDNTMSAAVDYLAQEKIWFDKLRYDEAERHFYERMNGTSHPAQELGANSILQDIARARENIQKSLAGSAANGTGDQGELVTQIKILELENHSLRQVVEDLRSALSKLECRVSVLEKSPSPAPCTNATSVQLKTTSAPVEEEDDDDDMDLFGSDDEEDAEAERIKEQRLKEYAEKKAKKPTLIAKSSILLDVKPWDDETDMAKLEECVRSVVADGLLWGQSKLVPVGYGIRKLQIQCVVEDNKVGTDLLEEEITKFEDYVQSVDVAAFNKI
- the pycr3 gene encoding pyrroline-5-carboxylate reductase 3 isoform X4; the encoded protein is MDSNLRIGFIGAGNMAYGIAKGVLQSGDVPPTNVKVSAPSARNFGRFQELGVAVTHSNAELVSSCDLVFVAVKPHLVTTILSEITDCVTRKHIIVSVAAGVTLATLQGLLPFDTVVLRLMPNLPCLVQQGALLFSRGTRARQEDGDLLRSLLQHCGLVEEGPEAWIDIHTGLSGSGVAFVYLFAEALAEGAVKMGMPSALAHSIAAQTVLGAGQLLRDSGKHPAQLRSEVCTPGGTTIFGLHAMEQGGVRAATMTAVETATERARELGRKSAPTATENRK
- the pycr3 gene encoding pyrroline-5-carboxylate reductase 3 isoform X1, producing MAAMKKYFWDSEETEYMLKVLRELDIAKHLDGRKVRNLKLFKVAEKRMKQAGYHRSIDQIRHRWKVLKTSYYSWNNNQQTVKLTRFPQYATTMQSIMDESETWSRSHGTNSGPVRIRNRPKPTVHDEETEDSEEEATAAQSLHDHSTVDVIIKTDPETPPEMDSNLRIGFIGAGNMAYGIAKGVLQSGDVPPTNVKVSAPSARNFGRFQELGVAVTHSNAELVSSCDLVFVAVKPHLVTTILSEITDCVTRKHIIVSVAAGVTLATLQGLLPFDTVVLRLMPNLPCLVQQGALLFSRGTRARQEDGDLLRSLLQHCGLVEEGPEAWIDIHTGLSGSGVAFVYLFAEALAEGAVKMGMPSALAHSIAAQTVLGAGQLLRDSGKHPAQLRSEVCTPGGTTIFGLHAMEQGGVRAATMTAVETATERARELGRKSAPTATENRK
- the pycr3 gene encoding pyrroline-5-carboxylate reductase 3 isoform X2 translates to MAAMKKYFWDSEETEYMLKVLRELDIAKHLDGRKVRNLKLFKVAEKRMKQAGYHRSIDQIRHRWKVLKTSYYSWNNNQQTVKLTRFPQYATTMQSIMDESETWSRSHGTNSGPVRIRNRPKPTVHDEETEDSEEEATAAQSLHDHSTVDVIIKTDPETPPEMDSNLRIGFIGAGNMAYGIAKGVLQSGDVPPTNVKVSAPSARNFGRFQELGVAVTHSNAELVSSCDLVFVAVKPHLVTTILSEITDCVTRKHIIVSVAAGVTLATLQGLLPFDTVVLRLMPNLPCLVQQGALLFSRGTRARQEDGDLLRSLLQHCGLVEEGPEAWIDIHTGLSGSGVAFGAGQLLRDSGKHPAQLRSEVCTPGGTTIFGLHAMEQGGVRAATMTAVETATERARELGRKSAPTATENRK